ATGGGCCAGCAACGCAATTCTCCTTTCCGTCCATCCATACATCTCTGCCTCCCCTTTGGAGGGTTAAACCAGATAAGTATAATGGAGTAGCCATCTGGAGACGAACAACACTTGCAGAGGTACTTAAAAGATTCGGCTATAGAACCATAGCTTTTGTTGATAATCCCTATATATCCTCATATTATGGGTACTCTAAAGGATTTGATTTATTCATTGATCTCCAAGAATATTGGAGGAGAATAGAAAAGAAGAGGATTTGGGTCAGATCTTTGACAGGCATGAAACAGAGTTTTAACCCTTTAAGAATACCCGAGCGAGTAATTAAATGGTTGATGTACCATAGGGCCTTATCAGCTAAAAATGTTGATTTCGCCTCCTTGCTAATAGCATTTATTGATATACTTCAGTACAAGATCCTTTCTATTAATCCCGAACGTATGCCTACAGTGCGGGGTGAAGATTCTGTAAGAATAACTGGTCACATTCTACAAAGATACTTGCGAACACCCTTATTTTTATGGATCCACATCATGGACGCCCATGATAATGGATTTGGCAGTTATGCACCACCACTAAATAGACTTAGCACCCTTCGAGAATTATATATACTAGCTAGGATTCTTAGAAAAGTAGAGCTCAGGACTAAGAGGGAGGATTTACTTAACAATGAAATCTTAACATTACTTAAAAAATTACGTGTGCTAGCATTAAAATACGTCGACCTAGTACTTGCAAAACTGTTTGCACTCCTAGAGAAACTTATCTCAACCTTAGGTGATACAATTCTAATAATTACGTCAGATCATGGAGAGAGCTTCCTTGAACATGGAGAACTATATCATGGGACTATATTATATAATGAGCTATTAAAGGTTCCCTTAATCCTTTACGGTGCCTATCCTGATGATCTAGATGAAATTACTGGTAAATTTTCTTCTCATATGGATTTTGGTAAGATGGTATTTAAAATACTGGGGAAGAATGAACAAAAATTATGGGAATATTTGAATATACCCTCTTTGACAGCAAACTTCTACTCAAGAAGAGCTGGTGTGTTTGCCGAATGCTGGTGGGAAAGGAAAATTAGTTATGCATACATAACGAAGTGTGCAAAGACTATAGTCACATTTTATGGAAATAATGTTTATACTGAATTATATGACATTATTAAAGATCCGAATGAAAAGGTTAATATAGCAGATAGTAATCCAGATCTTCTAAAAGAACACTTGAATATTTTAAGGAAGCACATACTCCTAGAGGGGCATATAGCATTAACTAAGAGGCTTCATGACTACTTAAAGAAAGGTGTCTAAAGTAACGAGAATGTTTATCTTTATTGAATATAGCTTGGGTTGTTTGAGAGCACTATTTAGCTCTGTTAGAGCGTTGAGATTATGGCTTCTTAAGAGGCTTAGTTTTGAAGCAGGACTGCTTCTTATATTCAAGAGATTAGCGAACTTGGTTGGCATGCTTAAAGGGATAAAGGAGTGTAAGAGCTATCTATAATGACAATGTATGTACTTGTAGTAGGACCGAAGATTACTCCTCCTTGGGATAGCGCTGCAGCTAGTATAGGTAAGGGTGTTTTGCAATCCTTGGCTTACTTAGCGAGCCATGTGGATGTTGCAACAACCTGTGTAGAGTTAAAGCGTATCATTCGAAACTATGGCTTCGTACCGAGTGGTGTTAAAGATTTTGAGGGTTTTTATGGGAATAAAATTAGGTGGCATGTTGTTAGACACTATAGTAATCAATTACTTAACGAGATTAAGCTCACCCTAATAGCTAGTATGTTGATTCATAATGGAGATTATGATTTTCTATTCTATATAGGTATTCCTAGAAACTTGCTATCTATACGTTTACTAGGTAGAGCATGCAAGGCATTTATATTATATGTTTACACTATTCCTAGTATTCAAAGTATTCTTGCCCTGAAATATCTTACTGCAAAGGCTCAAAAGTTGATGTCTAAGCTAATGATATTCACGTCTAGTTTGCATGCATATAGAATTCTTAAGACGCATCTAAATCTTCAGCATATAAATGTGGTTCCACCAGTTATTGATACTTCTGTCTTTAAGCCCTTAAACAATATTAGTAACTATTCTAGCAGTCACCTACGTTTAGGATATGTTGGGCCTTTGCATACTCCAAGATTCCCGGTTAGGGATATTGCTAAGGTATTAGTATCTTTGAAGAGTAGAGGAATAAATGCATCCCTGCATATAAGGGGTTTACTGAGACATGGTAGACGGGATAGACCTTATGCTTACAATATTGAGAAATTGTTTAAGAGGCTCCTTGGCGAGGTAAACGTTGATGTGAAGATAGGTCAGCTTTCCAGAGGCGAACTTAACGAGTTCTATAACAGCATAGACATATTGCTTTATATGTTCAGCCTCTCAAGGGAAGCAGAGATAGCTGATCCCCCATTGGTTCCGCTTGAGGCACTCTCAGCAGGTACCCCCTTAATAGTTTCAGCTGGTTCGAGCTTAGACTTTTATTTAAAGTCTTTAGTAGAAAATGGTTTTGTTATAAGTATAAAGAACCCTGATAATATAGTTGATGCTATATATACCTTATCATCGATAGACAGAAATAGATATGGCTTCGTAACTCATACCTATATTGAACATATATTCTCACCTAAGTCTGTGGCTCAGAGGATTAAAGGAATACTTGAGGAGGCAGAGATATTATGAATATTAGGGTAGCAGTGGTAGGAATTGATGGATTAAGTCCTTATATTGCAAAAAAATATTTTACTTCAATACTAAATAAATCAATTACAGCTACATTAAGATCTATTACACCACCCATTACAGCTCCAGCATGGATTTCTTTGGCTACAGGTTTGAATCCGGGAAAAACCGGTATTATAGACTTTCTAAATACTGTTGATTTGAATAGGAGGATGCTGAAACCCGTAACAAGTAATGTCTATAAAGGTCTTGCTGTATGGGACTATGCCTCGTTAGCTGGTTATAAAGTGTGTATTATAGATTACCCTATGCTTTACCCACCTTATTCTGTAAACGGTGTAATGCTCTCAGGATTCCTATCTCCTAAGTGGTTATCTTATCCTGAATCATTAGCTAGTAAAATGGAGATCAGAGTAGGCCCACACTGGGAGCATATATACTTCTCTATAGATAGAAAATATAACGATGTCATAATTTTTCTTGAAGAGCTTCTTAAAAGCTTTGAAAAAAAGATTAAGTGGAGTCTATATTTGCTGGATAAGGGGGATTGGGACCTATTCATAGATGTTATATCACATACTGACTGGCTCTTTCACAGATGCTGGCATATTTTGGATCCTAACCATAAAACTGCATTAAAAATAAAGGAATTATATGAGGAGGCTATAAATGCTGAGGCAAAAAGGCTGATAGATTA
This is a stretch of genomic DNA from Staphylothermus hellenicus DSM 12710. It encodes these proteins:
- a CDS encoding sulfatase-like hydrolase/transferase; translation: MLRKPNIVFVTIDTLRYDEANKMHFLRKIASRGILFKEYYANGPATQFSFPSIHTSLPPLWRVKPDKYNGVAIWRRTTLAEVLKRFGYRTIAFVDNPYISSYYGYSKGFDLFIDLQEYWRRIEKKRIWVRSLTGMKQSFNPLRIPERVIKWLMYHRALSAKNVDFASLLIAFIDILQYKILSINPERMPTVRGEDSVRITGHILQRYLRTPLFLWIHIMDAHDNGFGSYAPPLNRLSTLRELYILARILRKVELRTKREDLLNNEILTLLKKLRVLALKYVDLVLAKLFALLEKLISTLGDTILIITSDHGESFLEHGELYHGTILYNELLKVPLILYGAYPDDLDEITGKFSSHMDFGKMVFKILGKNEQKLWEYLNIPSLTANFYSRRAGVFAECWWERKISYAYITKCAKTIVTFYGNNVYTELYDIIKDPNEKVNIADSNPDLLKEHLNILRKHILLEGHIALTKRLHDYLKKGV
- a CDS encoding glycosyltransferase — encoded protein: MTMYVLVVGPKITPPWDSAAASIGKGVLQSLAYLASHVDVATTCVELKRIIRNYGFVPSGVKDFEGFYGNKIRWHVVRHYSNQLLNEIKLTLIASMLIHNGDYDFLFYIGIPRNLLSIRLLGRACKAFILYVYTIPSIQSILALKYLTAKAQKLMSKLMIFTSSLHAYRILKTHLNLQHINVVPPVIDTSVFKPLNNISNYSSSHLRLGYVGPLHTPRFPVRDIAKVLVSLKSRGINASLHIRGLLRHGRRDRPYAYNIEKLFKRLLGEVNVDVKIGQLSRGELNEFYNSIDILLYMFSLSREAEIADPPLVPLEALSAGTPLIVSAGSSLDFYLKSLVENGFVISIKNPDNIVDAIYTLSSIDRNRYGFVTHTYIEHIFSPKSVAQRIKGILEEAEIL